The proteins below are encoded in one region of Gadus macrocephalus chromosome 14, ASM3116895v1:
- the tmem9b gene encoding transmembrane protein 9B — MKSVIILEVVSLVGFLLLTFAGATNSEDIRCKCICPPYRDIEGQIYKHNVSLKDCNCLHVVEPMPVDGKDVEAYCLRCECKYEERSSGTIKGTIIMYLSILGLLLLYMVYLTLLEPMLKRRLFGHSQLIQNDDDVGDQQPFANAHNVLSRSHSRPNVLNKVEHAQQRWRRQVQEQRKSVFDRHVVLS, encoded by the exons ATGAAATCAGTTATCATATTGGAAGTTGTATCCCTGGTGGGTTTTCTGCTGTTGACATTTGCGGGTGCGACG AACTCTGAGGACATTCGCTGTAAATGCATCTGCCCGCCTTATAGAGATATTGAAGGACAGATTTATAAACACAATGTTTCCCTTAAAGATTG CAACTGTCTTCATGTGGTCGAACCCATGCCGGTAGACGGGAAGGATGTGGAGGCTTATTGTTTACGCTGTGAATGTAAATATGAAGAGAGGAGCTCAGGAACGATCAAA GGTACAATTATAATGTACTTGTCGATCCTTGGCCTGCTGCTTCTGTACATGGTGTACCTGACTCTACTTGAGCCCATGCTGAAAAGACGTCTCTTTGGGCATTCCCAGCTCATCCAAAATGATGACGATGTTGGG GACCAACAGCCTTTTGCCAATGCTCACAATGTTCTTTCACGCTCGCACTCTCGACCAAATGTGTTGAACAAAGTAGAGCATGCCCAACAACGCTGGAGAAGGCAAGTCCAAGAACAGAGGAAGTCCGTATTCGATCGCCATGTTGTTCTCAGTTAA